From the Caloenas nicobarica isolate bCalNic1 chromosome 2, bCalNic1.hap1, whole genome shotgun sequence genome, the window GCGGTGCtctgggggtgggaggtgaggatgggtccTGGCAGGGTGACCAGCACGGCGGGAGGCTGGATGACAACgcgggagtcctggcactgcagggcacagggctcgttgcagctgttggccagcggggtGGGTCCGCAGGGGCGGTAGGCGTCGTAGCAGGCCATGTGTGTGGTGCGGAGGGGCCCTG encodes:
- the LOC135985860 gene encoding feather beta keratin-like — translated: MACYDAYRPCGPTPLANSCNEPCALQCQDSRVVIQPPAVLVTLPGPILTSHPQSTAVGSSSSAAVGNELGAQGVAINSGAFGYGYGFRGLGGFGGLGGFGGRRGGYIC